AAGCCCGTCGTCGGCGGCGGGCGCTACGACCGCCTGCTGGAGCATCTCGGAGCCGACAGCCCGATCCCGGCGGTGGGCTGCTCCTTCTGGCTCGACCGTATCGCGCAGAGGCCCTGATGACCGTTTCCCCCCTCATTCTGGCGGTGCCTTCCAAGGGCCGCCTGCAGGAGAACGCGGCGGCGTTCTTCGCCCGTTCCGGCCTGGTCTTCTCCCAGTCGCGGGGCGCGCGCGACTATCGCGGCACGCTCAGGGGCGTGCCCGACGTGGAGGTGGCGTTCCTGTCCGCTTCCGAGATCGTGACGCAGCTCGCCTCGGGAGCGGTCCATCTCGGCATCACGGGCGAGGACCTGATCCGCGAGCAGATCGCGGATGCGGATGACGCCGTCGAGCTGCTCACCCCCCTCGGCTTCGGCCACGCCAATGTGGTGGTGGCCGTGCCGCAAGCCTGGATCGACGTGCGCGGCATGGCCGATCTCGACGAGGTCGCGGCCGATCTTCGCGCCCGCCACGGCCGCAAGATGCGGGTGGCCACGAAATACGTGAATCTCACCCGCCGCTTCTTCGCCGAGAAGGGCGTCGCCGATTACCGGATCGTCGAGAGCCTCGGTGCGACCGAAGGGGCACCGGGCGCAGGCTCGGCGGAGCTGATCGTGGACATCACCACGACGGGCGCCACCCTTGCGGCGAATGCCCTGAAGATCCTGGACGACGGCGTGATGCTGCGCTCGGAGGCCAATCTCGCCGCCTCCACCCGCGCGCCCTGGTCCGACCGGGCGCGCGCCGCCGCCACCGCCGTGCTCACGCGCATCGCGGCCGAGGAGGAGGCGCGCAACAGCCGCGAGATCCGCGCCGCGCTCGATCCGGCCAAGGCTCCTGCCCTCGCGGCCCTCGCGCGGGACTTCGACGCCACCCTGCC
This window of the Microvirga sp. TS319 genome carries:
- the hisG gene encoding ATP phosphoribosyltransferase, which codes for MTVSPLILAVPSKGRLQENAAAFFARSGLVFSQSRGARDYRGTLRGVPDVEVAFLSASEIVTQLASGAVHLGITGEDLIREQIADADDAVELLTPLGFGHANVVVAVPQAWIDVRGMADLDEVAADLRARHGRKMRVATKYVNLTRRFFAEKGVADYRIVESLGATEGAPGAGSAELIVDITTTGATLAANALKILDDGVMLRSEANLAASTRAPWSDRARAAATAVLTRIAAEEEARNSREIRAALDPAKAPALAALARDFDATLPYGNALGREIVLHCRAAAMFDIVGALQGIGAQDITVRPFDYLFRPTNALTERLLKRIG